A genome region from Bacillaceae bacterium IKA-2 includes the following:
- the ftsH gene encoding ATP-dependent zinc metalloprotease FtsH, giving the protein MNRIFRNTVFYLLIFLVIVGIVSFFNAPQTETKPMTYGEFQTKLEQGQVGPITMQPAGNIFVIRGKLKGMTEEESFVVNVPTSDIAIGEILASATRGETTLDVLEPEQTSGWVTFFTTMIPFVIIFVLFFFLLSQSQGGGGRVMNFGKSKAKLYDEKKKAKFKDVAGADEEKAELIEVVEFLKDPTKYEALGAKIPKGVLLVGPPGTGKTLIARAVAGEAGVPFFSISGSDFVEMFVGVGASRVRDLFENAKKNAPCIIFIDEIDAVGRQRGAGLGGGHDEREQTLNQLLVEMDGFGANEGIIMIAATNRADILDPALLRPGRFDRQILVGNPDVKGREEVLKVHSRNKPFAEDVNLKTIATRTPGFSGADLENLLNEAALVAARYEKKKIDMTDLEEAIDRVIAGPAKKNKIISEKEKQIVAYHEAGHTVVGVKLENADMVHKVTIVPRGQAGGYAVMLPKEDRYFMTKPELLDKIVGLLGGRVAEEVIFGEASTGAHNDFQRVTAIARKMVTEYGMSDKLGPMQFGSVQGGNVFLGRDINNEQNYSDAIAYEIDQEMQAIVKASYERCKSILLEHKDKLELVAKTLLEIETLDAEQIKSLVNDGKLPENHHTNNKNEKSETKTVDGEQPEDVKVNIHAKKEDEEKPSEFLPENETNEETIDKSEDSTDEKPDNSEEDIKKE; this is encoded by the coding sequence ATGAATCGAATTTTTAGAAATACAGTCTTTTATTTATTAATATTTTTAGTCATTGTCGGTATCGTTAGTTTCTTTAATGCACCGCAAACTGAAACAAAGCCTATGACATATGGTGAGTTTCAAACGAAGTTAGAACAAGGTCAGGTTGGACCGATTACAATGCAACCAGCCGGGAATATTTTTGTCATTCGTGGAAAGCTAAAAGGGATGACTGAAGAAGAGTCTTTTGTCGTTAATGTACCTACATCGGACATAGCTATTGGAGAAATTCTTGCATCTGCAACAAGAGGTGAGACAACTTTAGACGTGTTAGAACCTGAACAAACTAGTGGGTGGGTTACGTTCTTTACGACCATGATTCCGTTTGTGATTATTTTTGTTTTATTCTTTTTCCTTTTAAGTCAATCACAAGGCGGCGGAGGCCGTGTTATGAACTTTGGGAAAAGTAAAGCAAAGCTTTATGATGAGAAAAAGAAAGCGAAATTTAAAGATGTTGCTGGTGCGGATGAAGAAAAGGCAGAGCTAATAGAAGTTGTTGAGTTCTTGAAAGATCCGACTAAGTATGAGGCACTAGGTGCTAAGATTCCTAAAGGGGTACTTTTGGTTGGACCTCCAGGTACTGGTAAAACATTAATTGCTCGTGCCGTTGCTGGTGAAGCAGGCGTTCCATTTTTCTCTATCAGTGGTTCTGATTTTGTAGAGATGTTCGTTGGGGTAGGTGCATCACGTGTCCGTGATTTATTTGAAAATGCCAAGAAAAATGCTCCTTGTATCATTTTTATTGATGAAATTGATGCAGTCGGTCGTCAGCGTGGCGCTGGTTTAGGCGGTGGGCATGACGAGCGTGAACAAACGTTAAACCAATTACTTGTTGAGATGGATGGTTTTGGTGCTAACGAAGGGATTATCATGATTGCAGCGACAAATCGTGCTGACATTTTAGATCCAGCCTTACTTCGTCCTGGTCGTTTCGACCGTCAAATTTTAGTAGGCAATCCGGATGTAAAAGGTCGTGAAGAAGTCCTAAAAGTACATTCTCGTAATAAGCCTTTCGCTGAAGATGTTAATTTAAAAACAATTGCAACGCGCACACCAGGTTTTTCTGGAGCGGATTTAGAAAATTTATTAAACGAAGCAGCTTTAGTTGCGGCCCGTTATGAAAAGAAAAAAATTGATATGACTGACCTTGAAGAAGCCATTGACCGAGTTATTGCTGGTCCGGCTAAGAAAAACAAAATTATTTCCGAAAAAGAGAAACAGATTGTTGCTTATCACGAAGCGGGTCATACCGTTGTTGGAGTGAAACTTGAGAATGCGGATATGGTTCATAAAGTAACGATTGTTCCTCGTGGTCAAGCGGGTGGATATGCTGTCATGCTTCCGAAAGAAGATCGCTACTTTATGACAAAGCCGGAGTTATTAGATAAAATTGTCGGCTTATTAGGTGGCCGTGTGGCTGAAGAAGTTATTTTTGGAGAGGCTAGCACAGGAGCTCATAATGATTTTCAACGAGTGACTGCTATAGCCCGCAAAATGGTAACTGAGTATGGAATGAGTGACAAACTAGGTCCAATGCAGTTTGGTTCAGTTCAAGGTGGTAATGTTTTCCTTGGACGTGACATTAATAATGAGCAAAACTATAGTGATGCAATCGCCTATGAAATTGATCAGGAGATGCAAGCTATTGTTAAAGCAAGCTATGAGCGTTGTAAAAGTATTCTATTGGAACATAAGGATAAATTGGAACTAGTTGCGAAAACCTTATTGGAAATAGAAACATTAGATGCTGAGCAGATTAAGTCACTAGTGAATGACGGTAAGCTTCCCGAAAATCACCACACTAATAATAAAAACGAAAAAAGTGAAACAAAAACTGTTGACGGTGAACAACCGGAAGACGTTAAAGTAAATATTCATGCAAAGAAAGAAGACGAAGAAAAACCATCAGAGTTTCTTCCTGAAAATGAAACGAATGAAGAAACTATTGATAAGTCTGAAGATTCGACGGATGAAAAGCCGGATAATTCAGAAGAAGATATTAAAAAAGAATAA
- the hpt gene encoding hypoxanthine phosphoribosyltransferase, whose translation MKDDIKEVLLSEEEIQAKVKELGSALSEEYKDRFPLVVGILKGAMPFMSDLIKRMEGHLEMDFMDVSSYGNEIVSSGEVKIIKDLNTSVEGRDVLIIEDIIDSGLTLNYLVDLFHYRKAKSVKVVTLLDKPKGRKVDLIPDVVGFIVPDEFVVGYGLDYAERYRNLPYIGILKPEIYQG comes from the coding sequence ATGAAAGACGACATTAAAGAAGTGCTACTCTCTGAAGAAGAGATCCAAGCCAAGGTAAAGGAATTGGGATCAGCCTTATCTGAAGAATATAAAGATCGTTTTCCGCTTGTAGTTGGTATTTTGAAAGGCGCAATGCCATTTATGAGTGACCTCATAAAAAGAATGGAAGGCCATTTAGAAATGGATTTTATGGACGTATCCAGTTACGGTAATGAAATCGTTTCTTCTGGGGAAGTTAAGATTATTAAAGATTTAAATACCTCTGTTGAGGGACGCGATGTGTTAATTATTGAAGATATTATTGACAGTGGACTTACGCTTAACTATTTAGTTGATTTATTTCACTATCGAAAAGCAAAATCGGTAAAAGTTGTCACGCTATTGGATAAACCTAAAGGTCGCAAAGTTGATTTGATACCTGATGTGGTCGGATTTATTGTACCTGATGAATTTGTTGTTGGTTATGGTTTAGACTATGCAGAGCGTTATCGTAACTTGCCTTACATAGGTATTTTAAAACCTGAGATATATCAAGGGTAA
- the tilS gene encoding tRNA lysidine(34) synthetase TilS: MKQIVNRFIKKHALLLEGITVVVGVSGGPDSLALLHFLMEKQKLSNLKIIAAHVDHLLRGEESEQDYLFVEQFCRDKKIIFEGAKVNVGKYQEDHKVSLQVAARECRYRFFEEVMIKYKATFLALAHHGDDQIETILMRQIRGAYGFGLAGIRVKRPFENGEIIRPFLCVSKEEIIDYCLKEGLKPRIDQSNFTAKYLRNRIRNQLLPILKKENPSVHLKFQQQSELMLEDEHLLQSLAAKELERIVIKKSNNEIVLSISQFNNSPIALQRRCFQLILNYLPSKKIPGISTIHIDTFLSFLENSHPSGFLSFPEGLVIKKSYDQCTLVFKEINRPEHFLVYLPLPGMVSVKAGKIIGEITELPPSVKLNKSVIICDLEKLTLPLMVRSREKGDRLEIKGMQGLKQLKRLFIDEKIDREQRDRWPVVVDGNNSIIWVPQLRRSTLACPTKETQKFLVLYYENQE; encoded by the coding sequence ATGAAGCAAATCGTTAACCGCTTTATTAAAAAACATGCGTTACTATTAGAGGGGATAACCGTTGTTGTAGGCGTTTCTGGTGGACCTGATTCGCTAGCGTTGCTCCATTTTTTAATGGAGAAGCAAAAACTATCGAATCTGAAAATTATTGCTGCTCATGTTGACCATTTACTTCGTGGTGAGGAATCAGAACAAGATTATCTTTTTGTAGAGCAGTTTTGCCGGGACAAGAAGATAATTTTTGAAGGAGCAAAAGTAAATGTAGGAAAATATCAAGAAGATCATAAAGTAAGTCTACAAGTTGCTGCAAGAGAGTGTCGCTATCGGTTTTTTGAAGAAGTAATGATAAAATATAAGGCAACTTTTTTGGCGTTAGCTCATCATGGTGATGATCAGATAGAAACAATATTAATGAGACAAATTCGAGGCGCATATGGTTTTGGCTTAGCGGGTATTCGTGTTAAGCGCCCGTTTGAGAATGGTGAAATTATTCGTCCTTTTTTATGTGTTTCGAAAGAGGAGATTATCGACTACTGCCTAAAAGAAGGGCTTAAGCCAAGAATAGACCAAAGCAACTTCACTGCAAAGTATTTGAGAAATCGAATTAGAAATCAGTTATTACCGATTTTAAAGAAAGAAAACCCTTCAGTTCATCTAAAGTTCCAACAACAAAGTGAGCTAATGCTAGAGGATGAACACCTTTTACAGAGTCTAGCTGCAAAAGAGCTAGAACGTATTGTTATTAAAAAGAGTAATAATGAGATAGTTCTTTCAATTTCACAATTCAATAATAGTCCAATCGCTTTACAAAGAAGATGCTTTCAACTAATATTAAACTATCTTCCTAGTAAAAAAATACCAGGAATTTCCACTATACATATTGATACGTTTTTAAGTTTTCTGGAAAATTCACATCCTTCGGGGTTTTTATCTTTTCCAGAAGGTTTAGTGATCAAGAAGTCTTATGATCAATGTACGCTTGTATTCAAAGAAATAAATAGGCCTGAACATTTTCTAGTTTATTTGCCTCTCCCAGGGATGGTTAGCGTTAAAGCGGGTAAAATAATTGGGGAAATAACCGAATTACCTCCGAGTGTTAAATTAAATAAATCCGTTATTATCTGTGATTTAGAAAAATTAACGCTACCCTTAATGGTACGCTCTCGGGAAAAAGGTGATCGTCTAGAGATTAAAGGAATGCAAGGTTTAAAACAACTGAAGAGACTGTTTATTGATGAGAAAATTGATCGAGAACAGAGAGATCGGTGGCCGGTTGTCGTCGATGGCAATAACTCAATTATTTGGGTGCCTCAGTTGAGGAGGTCAACACTCGCTTGCCCTACAAAAGAAACGCAAAAATTTCTCGTTTTATACTATGAAAATCAAGAGTGA
- a CDS encoding threonine/serine exporter family protein: MIIELIVCFFATVSFGILFSVPRSTLLYGGGIGMVAWGIFRTLPEFGLTAIFATSVASITAATVAHLLAKKYRVPATAFTIPGIIPLVPGSKAYYTMIAFVEGNYISGLELGIETMLQAGAIAGGIVFAIAIFSFGKGIGHRYEANR, encoded by the coding sequence ATGATTATTGAACTGATTGTTTGTTTTTTTGCTACTGTATCATTCGGAATTTTATTTAGTGTTCCGAGGAGTACCCTTCTTTATGGGGGGGGGATTGGAATGGTTGCTTGGGGAATATTTCGAACACTACCAGAGTTCGGTCTAACTGCTATTTTTGCTACAAGCGTGGCCTCAATAACTGCAGCGACAGTAGCCCATCTTTTAGCAAAGAAGTATCGGGTTCCAGCCACAGCATTTACAATTCCAGGAATTATTCCATTAGTACCGGGTAGCAAAGCTTATTATACAATGATTGCTTTTGTCGAAGGTAATTATATCAGCGGCCTTGAATTAGGGATCGAAACAATGCTTCAAGCAGGAGCGATTGCCGGAGGTATTGTCTTTGCGATAGCTATATTTTCTTTCGGGAAGGGGATTGGCCACCGTTATGAAGCAAATCGTTAA
- a CDS encoding threonine/serine exporter family protein encodes MGKADQMMDICLLAGEIMLTYGAETYRVEETLERMAKAAGLKNVHSFVTTTGIFISFEEDGKGDSMQMIRVDDRYQDLNKVTLVNQVSREFVLGLIAADEAHEKLKKIRKAPMNYPIWLIHLASGVAGGGFSYLFGGGIKDTFPAFVAGVTASICLIEVERYLRVKFFAEFMAAFIGGTVAIALVFFGVGTNLNQIIIGTLMPLVPGVPLTNAVRDLMSGDLVAGVSRGAEATITSLSIATGVALAISLFL; translated from the coding sequence TTGGGTAAGGCTGATCAAATGATGGATATATGCTTGCTTGCTGGGGAAATCATGCTTACATATGGCGCCGAGACATATCGTGTTGAAGAAACGCTAGAACGGATGGCAAAAGCAGCAGGCCTAAAAAATGTACATAGCTTTGTAACAACGACAGGAATTTTTATCTCTTTTGAAGAAGATGGCAAGGGAGATTCGATGCAAATGATCCGTGTTGATGACAGGTATCAAGATTTAAACAAAGTCACTCTTGTCAATCAAGTTTCTCGGGAATTTGTCCTTGGTTTAATCGCTGCTGACGAGGCTCATGAAAAACTTAAGAAAATTCGGAAAGCACCAATGAATTATCCGATCTGGTTGATTCACTTAGCCTCTGGGGTCGCGGGTGGAGGTTTTTCTTATTTATTTGGCGGTGGAATAAAAGATACGTTTCCGGCATTTGTGGCCGGGGTAACGGCAAGTATCTGTCTTATTGAGGTTGAACGATATTTAAGAGTAAAGTTTTTCGCTGAATTTATGGCTGCATTTATCGGCGGGACAGTTGCTATTGCTTTGGTCTTCTTTGGGGTTGGAACAAATTTAAATCAAATTATTATTGGTACTTTAATGCCACTTGTTCCGGGAGTCCCGTTAACAAATGCAGTTAGAGATTTAATGAGTGGCGATCTTGTCGCCGGTGTTAGTCGTGGTGCTGAGGCAACAATAACGTCGTTATCTATTGCTACCGGAGTTGCTTTAGCGATAAGTTTATTTTTATAA
- a CDS encoding protein kinase family protein: MSSIMKNQVCNLTSGTRILGKWHKHPYKIVKELGNGATGTVYLAESAVGLVALKLGLNSMAITSEVNVLKHFSKVQGQVLGPSLIDVDDWVTKEGNVPFYAMEYLNGQELLSFVHGRGSEWIGILIVQLLGDLDRLHQAGWIFGDLKPDNLIVVGPPPRIRWLDVGGTTLMGRSIKEYTEFFDRGYWGLGTRKAEPTYDLFAVAMIMINICYPIRFEKNAEGLKLLKERIGSKPILMQYENVLQNALQGKYPNAQLMKKDVVECISKSKHSVVSANVKQSSLKTKKRNIKVRKKGKEKSNGFIETFLFGSFLLLAYILYLFGQMM, from the coding sequence ATGAGCAGTATCATGAAGAATCAGGTATGTAATTTAACTTCGGGAACTAGAATTCTAGGAAAGTGGCATAAACACCCATACAAAATTGTCAAGGAGTTAGGGAATGGCGCTACTGGAACCGTTTATTTAGCAGAATCAGCAGTTGGATTAGTAGCTCTCAAACTAGGTCTAAATAGTATGGCGATTACGTCTGAGGTCAATGTTCTCAAGCATTTTTCAAAGGTCCAAGGACAAGTCCTTGGACCTTCTTTAATAGATGTTGATGACTGGGTTACAAAGGAAGGGAACGTTCCTTTTTATGCAATGGAATATTTGAATGGCCAGGAACTGCTTAGTTTTGTCCATGGAAGAGGAAGTGAATGGATTGGAATTTTAATCGTTCAACTACTTGGAGACCTTGACCGACTTCATCAAGCTGGATGGATTTTTGGGGACTTAAAACCAGATAATTTAATTGTTGTTGGGCCGCCGCCAAGAATAAGGTGGCTAGACGTTGGTGGAACGACGCTAATGGGAAGATCAATTAAGGAATATACAGAGTTTTTTGACCGAGGTTATTGGGGATTAGGAACTAGGAAGGCTGAACCAACCTATGATTTATTTGCAGTAGCGATGATTATGATCAATATCTGTTACCCAATTCGGTTTGAAAAAAATGCTGAAGGTTTAAAGCTCTTAAAAGAGAGAATTGGATCTAAGCCAATCTTAATGCAATATGAGAATGTGTTGCAAAACGCATTGCAAGGAAAGTATCCAAATGCTCAATTAATGAAAAAAGACGTTGTAGAATGTATAAGCAAATCTAAACACTCCGTTGTTTCGGCTAATGTAAAGCAATCTTCTCTTAAGACTAAAAAACGAAATATAAAAGTTCGAAAAAAAGGAAAAGAAAAATCAAACGGCTTTATCGAAACATTTCTTTTTGGGTCTTTCCTTCTTCTGGCATATATCCTATACTTATTTGGACAAATGATGTAG
- a CDS encoding VWA domain-containing protein: protein MGKGSLKQILLLTDGCSNQGEDPIAIAALAKEQGITVNVIGVVDEDRISDQGIEEIKAIALSGGGISQVVYTQQLAKTVQMVTRKAMTQTIHGVVNRELTQILGKNQEIEDLPPEKRGQVMEVVDELGETMDLELLILVDTSASMKGKLAMVQEALTDLSISLNSRIGSNRFSLYSFPGKRKEVDKLVNWTPKIESLTGVFHKLSSGGITPTGPALKEAIAMFPRKSRRSLISDEQYHEESGM from the coding sequence ATGGGAAAAGGCTCATTAAAACAAATTTTATTATTAACTGATGGTTGTTCAAACCAAGGAGAAGATCCGATTGCTATTGCAGCTTTAGCAAAAGAACAAGGGATTACTGTTAATGTGATCGGTGTTGTCGATGAGGACCGGATTAGTGATCAAGGAATTGAGGAAATAAAAGCAATTGCGTTGTCTGGTGGTGGGATAAGCCAGGTTGTTTATACTCAACAGCTAGCAAAAACCGTACAAATGGTTACTAGAAAAGCCATGACCCAAACCATTCACGGTGTTGTAAATAGGGAACTGACACAAATACTAGGAAAAAATCAAGAAATAGAAGATCTGCCACCGGAAAAACGAGGACAAGTAATGGAGGTGGTTGACGAACTTGGAGAAACGATGGATCTTGAACTATTAATATTAGTAGATACAAGTGCTAGTATGAAAGGTAAACTCGCCATGGTCCAAGAAGCGCTGACGGATCTATCAATTAGTTTAAACTCTCGTATTGGAAGTAACCGATTTTCATTATATTCATTTCCAGGGAAACGAAAAGAAGTGGATAAATTAGTAAACTGGACTCCAAAAATAGAATCGTTAACAGGTGTTTTTCATAAATTGTCTTCAGGAGGAATTACACCAACAGGTCCGGCTTTAAAAGAAGCTATTGCGATGTTCCCGAGAAAAAGCAGAAGGAGTTTGATTTCTGATGAGCAGTATCATGAAGAATCAGGTATGTAA
- the spoIIE gene encoding stage II sporulation protein E has translation MFRKVLKAVEPMRGIVLSDPVKSGNNLKESVIRRISSFTSLIFYKWGFLIFIIGFLLGRAMILSEMLPFILPFFAAILLLKQGKAVIAMIGSIAGATTIVPINGVYAFVSILLLLVLYRISSKIYDNKLKLLPFLVFSSVLISKVFLTYILAGEISNYVWMVSVVEGSLSFILTMIFIQSVPILTERKRKHSLKNEEIICLIILLASIMTGTIGWLFYGMAVEHMLARYLVLIFAFVGGAAIGSTVGVVTGLILSLASVASLYQMSLLAFSGLLGGLLKEGKKIGVGVGLLVGTLLIGLYGEGDGQIAITGMESLVAILVFMLTPQSLIMKIAKYIPGTAEYWKEQQLYLRKFRDATAGKVEQFSTLFQSLSNSFSSANLTGDIDDPEREVDYFLSNVTEKTCQMCFRKQQCWTKNFDETYNFMQEIMVSCEEDEQISKRLKSDWSRYCLKSEKVIQVIEHELNHYQAGKKLKKQLVESRRLVADQLLGVSKVMGDFAKEIQKERENLQMQEEQILDALQDAGVDIGHVEIFQLEDGNVDIEISVSTNEYGECEKIIAPMLSHILEETIVVKKVEKSYYPNGNTNVSFGSAKQFVIKTGIATVAKGGAWISGDSYSTMEIGYNKYAVAISDGMGNGERAHLESNETLQLLQNILQSGIEETVAIKSINSVLSLRSTDEIFSTLDLAMIDLQDVSAKFLKIGSTPSFIKRGNKVLKIEASNLPIGIINEFEVDVVTEQLKAGDLLIMMSDGIFDGPKHVENSEVWMRRIITELKSEDPQEVADIIIEHVIRTSDNRIEDDMTVVVAEIKRNLPKWSTIPMQQLPSFKTKKAQ, from the coding sequence ATGTTTCGAAAAGTATTGAAAGCTGTTGAGCCAATGAGGGGGATCGTGTTGTCTGATCCGGTAAAATCAGGCAACAACTTAAAGGAAAGTGTTATAAGACGAATTAGTAGTTTTACTTCACTTATTTTTTATAAATGGGGCTTTTTAATTTTCATTATTGGATTTTTACTTGGACGGGCGATGATCTTGTCTGAAATGCTTCCGTTTATTTTACCATTCTTTGCAGCGATCCTTTTATTAAAGCAAGGTAAAGCAGTGATTGCTATGATCGGGTCTATTGCAGGAGCTACAACAATTGTTCCAATAAATGGTGTTTATGCGTTTGTTTCAATTTTACTACTTTTAGTACTATATCGGATATCTAGTAAAATATATGATAACAAACTAAAATTATTACCATTTCTAGTTTTTAGTTCGGTATTAATTTCAAAAGTCTTTTTGACCTACATATTAGCAGGGGAAATTTCTAACTATGTCTGGATGGTATCAGTTGTCGAAGGTAGTTTAAGCTTTATTTTAACGATGATTTTTATTCAAAGTGTACCGATCCTAACTGAACGAAAGCGGAAACATTCGTTAAAAAATGAAGAAATTATTTGTTTAATAATATTACTAGCTTCTATTATGACTGGAACGATTGGTTGGCTCTTTTATGGGATGGCGGTTGAGCATATGCTAGCTCGTTATTTAGTGCTGATTTTTGCTTTTGTCGGTGGCGCGGCGATTGGATCGACTGTCGGTGTTGTAACAGGGTTAATTTTAAGTCTTGCAAGTGTTGCTAGTCTATATCAAATGAGTTTGTTAGCTTTTTCTGGTTTGCTAGGTGGTCTTTTGAAAGAAGGGAAAAAAATCGGTGTTGGTGTTGGATTACTAGTTGGGACACTCCTTATTGGTTTATACGGTGAGGGGGACGGACAAATAGCGATAACTGGAATGGAATCTTTAGTTGCGATCCTAGTCTTTATGTTAACGCCGCAGAGTTTAATCATGAAAATAGCAAAATATATTCCCGGTACTGCGGAGTATTGGAAAGAGCAACAGCTTTATTTACGTAAGTTTAGAGATGCGACAGCCGGAAAGGTTGAACAGTTCTCAACATTATTTCAGAGCTTGTCAAATAGCTTTTCTAGTGCGAACTTAACAGGTGATATTGATGACCCAGAGCGAGAGGTGGATTACTTTTTAAGTAATGTTACTGAAAAAACTTGTCAAATGTGTTTTCGAAAACAACAATGCTGGACAAAAAACTTTGATGAAACCTATAACTTCATGCAAGAGATTATGGTTAGTTGTGAGGAAGATGAACAGATTTCTAAACGTTTAAAGTCGGACTGGTCTAGATATTGTTTAAAGTCAGAAAAAGTCATTCAAGTAATTGAACATGAATTGAATCATTATCAAGCTGGAAAAAAATTAAAAAAGCAATTGGTAGAAAGCAGGCGTCTTGTTGCGGACCAGCTATTAGGAGTTTCTAAAGTAATGGGCGACTTCGCTAAAGAAATTCAAAAAGAACGTGAAAACTTGCAAATGCAAGAAGAACAAATTTTGGATGCGCTTCAGGATGCCGGGGTTGATATTGGACATGTAGAAATTTTTCAACTTGAAGATGGCAATGTAGACATTGAAATTAGCGTTTCTACAAACGAGTATGGAGAATGCGAAAAAATTATTGCGCCAATGTTGTCTCATATTTTAGAAGAAACGATTGTCGTAAAGAAGGTTGAAAAAAGCTATTATCCTAATGGAAATACGAATGTATCATTTGGCTCGGCAAAGCAATTTGTAATTAAGACAGGAATTGCAACTGTTGCAAAAGGTGGAGCGTGGATTTCAGGAGATAGTTATTCAACAATGGAAATTGGCTATAATAAATATGCTGTTGCGATTAGTGATGGTATGGGTAATGGCGAAAGAGCACACTTAGAAAGTAATGAAACATTGCAGTTACTACAAAACATCTTGCAATCTGGCATAGAAGAAACAGTAGCGATTAAATCGATTAATTCTGTCTTATCTTTACGTTCAACAGATGAAATTTTCTCCACATTAGATTTAGCGATGATTGATTTACAAGATGTTTCAGCTAAATTTTTGAAAATCGGCTCAACCCCTAGCTTTATCAAAAGAGGAAATAAAGTTTTAAAGATTGAAGCTAGTAACCTTCCAATCGGAATCATTAATGAGTTTGAAGTGGACGTAGTTACTGAACAGCTTAAGGCTGGAGATTTACTAATTATGATGAGCGATGGCATTTTTGATGGCCCAAAACATGTTGAAAATAGCGAGGTTTGGATGAGGAGGATAATCACAGAATTAAAGTCGGAAGACCCGCAGGAAGTTGCTGATATTATTATTGAACATGTTATTAGAACAAGTGATAATCGCATTGAAGACGATATGACGGTAGTAGTTGCCGAAATAAAGCGAAACTTACCTAAGTGGTCGACGATACCGATGCAACAATTACCAAGCTTCAAAACGAAAAAAGCACAATGA
- a CDS encoding S1 domain-containing RNA-binding protein produces MSIEVGSKLQGKVTGITHFGAFIELPGGKTGLVHISEVADNYVKDINEFLKVGDEVEVKVIAVEKDGKIGLSIRKAKDRPPEEQPRPQKRPARDQERPGNKQYSSRNSSNRTSQARPTVSFEDKMNRFLKDSEERLTSLKRSTESKRGGRGAKRG; encoded by the coding sequence ATGTCAATCGAAGTAGGCAGCAAGTTACAAGGGAAAGTAACAGGAATAACCCATTTTGGAGCATTTATTGAGCTACCAGGGGGTAAAACTGGTCTTGTTCACATCAGCGAGGTAGCCGATAATTATGTTAAAGACATTAATGAGTTTTTAAAAGTTGGTGATGAAGTAGAGGTTAAAGTTATTGCGGTAGAAAAAGACGGTAAAATTGGGCTTTCAATTCGCAAAGCAAAAGATCGTCCGCCGGAAGAGCAACCTAGACCTCAAAAACGCCCAGCGCGTGATCAAGAACGACCAGGTAATAAACAATACAGTTCCCGTAATAGTAGTAATCGAACTAGCCAAGCCCGTCCAACGGTTTCTTTTGAGGATAAAATGAATCGCTTTTTAAAGGATAGTGAAGAGAGATTAACATCCTTGAAGAGAAGTACTGAATCAAAACGTGGAGGTCGAGGCGCTAAACGAGGATAA
- a CDS encoding septum formation initiator family protein — MKSAQQRKVREFNSSYREQQEIAIEKNSKSQKGLFRRLSALGIFVVIAILVTTITLHSQKSVLENSFEKKQQLEMEVARTQFIERDLLDEVKNLNNLEYISEIARRDYYLTKPGEIIFKITPRTSD, encoded by the coding sequence ATGAAAAGTGCTCAGCAAAGAAAAGTAAGAGAGTTTAACTCTTCATACAGAGAACAACAGGAAATAGCCATAGAAAAAAACTCTAAAAGTCAAAAAGGACTTTTTCGTCGTCTTAGTGCTTTAGGTATATTTGTGGTAATCGCAATTTTAGTAACAACCATAACCCTTCACTCCCAAAAGAGTGTTCTAGAGAATAGTTTCGAAAAAAAGCAACAATTAGAAATGGAAGTTGCGCGCACCCAGTTCATTGAAAGAGATTTGCTAGATGAAGTGAAAAATTTAAATAATCTAGAATATATCTCTGAGATTGCTAGACGAGATTATTATTTAACGAAGCCCGGAGAGATTATCTTCAAGATTACACCTAGGACTTCCGATTGA